GACGTACCACCTCAAGCCGGGGCTGAAGTTCGAGGACGGAACGCCCATCACCAGCGCCGACGTCAAGTACGGGGTCGAGCGCTCCTTCGCGCCCGACCTGCCGGAAGGCCCCGGCTACGCCAGGACGATGCTGGAGGGCGGCGACAGGTACAAGGGGCCCTACAAGGACAAGGACGGTCTCGCCTCCATCGCGACACCGGACGCGCGGACGGTCGTGTTCCGGCTCAAGGAACCGTCGATGGACTGGCCGAAGGTCACCACACTGCCGACGTTCGCCCCCGTCCCCAAGGCCAAGGACACCGGCGTCAACTTCGACAAGCGCCCCTTCTCCTCCGGCCCCTACAAGGTCGAGTCCTACGACCGCGGCCAGCGGCTGATCCTCGTCAGGAACGCCCACTGGGACAGGGCCACCGACGGCGTCCGCCGGGCCAACCCCGACAGGATCGTGGTGGAGGAGGGCCTCGCGCAGGCCACCATCGACCAGCGGCTCATCGCCGACCAGGGCAGGGACCAGCGCGCCGTCACCCTGTACTCGGTCGCGCCCGCGAGCATGCCGCGCATCCTCACCCGCCCGGACGTGAGGAAGCGGTTCGTCAGCGCGACCAGCCTGTGCACGCGTTTCCTGGCGATGAACACCTCCAAGCCCCCGTTCGACGACCCGAAGGTGCGGCAGGCGATGCAGTTCGCGGTCGACAAGGAGGCCTACCGCACCGCGCACGGCGGCAGCGGCGTCGGCGAGCTCGCCGGGTCCTACCTGCCGCCCGCCATGACCGGCGGGCGGGCGCAGGACGTCTACCAGGCGCCGCCGACAGGAGACCCGGCGAAGGCCGGGCAGATGCTCGCCGCGGCCGGGAAGGGCGCCGGCGTCACGATCGACCTGACGACGACCAGCAGCGAGCTGGGCAAGGCCGAGGCCGAGGCGGTGCAGCAGTCACTCGCCCGCGTCGGGGTGAAGGTCCGGATCAACTCCGTCGCCAAGAGCGTCTACTACGACACCATCGGCGACACCGCGAAGGAGGACGAACTCGTCTTCTACGGCTGGTGCGCCGACTACCCGTCCGCGGCCTCGTTCATCCCGCCCGTCTTCGACGGGCGCAACATCGCCCCGAAGGGCAACACCGTCGTCTCGCAGTTGAACGACACGGCGGTCAACGAAAGGATCGGCGCGGCCGCGAAGGGGAGCGACCCGGCCGCGTGGACGGCGCTCGACCGCGAGCTGATGGGCCTGTCGCCGATGGTCCCCCTGATCCACGACAAGCTGCCGCTGCTGCGCGGCTCCAAGGTCACCGGCGCGTTCGGCCACGCCATCTGGGAAGGCGAGTTCGACTTCGCGACCATCGGGGTGGCGTAGTGTCCGCCCCGCTTCTCACCGGGGCGGCGGAGGGCGTGCCGGCGCCCGCCGGCCGGTCGCCGTGGCGACTGGCCGGCGGGCGGCTGCGCCGCGACCCGGCCGCCCTCGCCGGCCTGGCGATCATCGCGCTGTTCGTCCTGCTGGCGCTGGCCGCCCCGCTGCTCACCGCCCTGAGCGGGCACGGTCCGAACGAGTTCCACCCCGAGAAGATCGACAAGGCGCTGGCCGGCGCCCCCAGAGGGGCGTTCGGCGGCATCGACGGCGACTTCTGGCTGGGCGTCGAGCCCGGCACCGGCCGCGACGTGTTCAGCCGCGTGGTCTACGGCGCCCGGATCTCGCTGCTGATCTCCGTCGCGGCG
The sequence above is a segment of the Actinomadura coerulea genome. Coding sequences within it:
- a CDS encoding ABC transporter substrate-binding protein, which codes for MRRPVRTTLALPLALSLVAAGGASACGSGDGAAAKAGGTLTVLYTQDFAHLDPQRNYVMFAMDFGTRLLYRTLTTYAAEEGQAGTEVVPDLATGTGTTPDKGRTWTYHLKPGLKFEDGTPITSADVKYGVERSFAPDLPEGPGYARTMLEGGDRYKGPYKDKDGLASIATPDARTVVFRLKEPSMDWPKVTTLPTFAPVPKAKDTGVNFDKRPFSSGPYKVESYDRGQRLILVRNAHWDRATDGVRRANPDRIVVEEGLAQATIDQRLIADQGRDQRAVTLYSVAPASMPRILTRPDVRKRFVSATSLCTRFLAMNTSKPPFDDPKVRQAMQFAVDKEAYRTAHGGSGVGELAGSYLPPAMTGGRAQDVYQAPPTGDPAKAGQMLAAAGKGAGVTIDLTTTSSELGKAEAEAVQQSLARVGVKVRINSVAKSVYYDTIGDTAKEDELVFYGWCADYPSAASFIPPVFDGRNIAPKGNTVVSQLNDTAVNERIGAAAKGSDPAAWTALDRELMGLSPMVPLIHDKLPLLRGSKVTGAFGHAIWEGEFDFATIGVA